One genomic segment of Impatiens glandulifera chromosome 6, dImpGla2.1, whole genome shotgun sequence includes these proteins:
- the LOC124941550 gene encoding cell number regulator 1-like: MYPSIQLDQQTKYASEGANVGHPYPAYISPTVRSVSVSRHWSTGLCHCCDDPANCCITGFCPCITFGQIAEIVNKGSPQCGVSGTFYCMLLATGLACLYSCSYRSRLRGQYDLHEAPCVDCLVHFCCETCALCQEYRELKNRGFDMGIGWEANVDRQTRGVTTVPSVPTGMMR; this comes from the exons ATGTATCCCTCAATACAATTAGATCAGCAGACCAAATATGCATCGGAAGGAGCTAACGTTGGCCATCCTTATCCGGCGTATATTTCTCCAACTGTCCGTTCTGTCAGCGTTTCCCGACACTGGTCTACCGGTCTTTGCCATTGCTGCGATGATCCAGCAAACT GTTGTATCACTGGATTTTGCCCTTGTATCACATTTGGACAGATAGCCGAGATTGTTAACAAAGGCTCTCCAC AATGTGGAGTTAGTGGAACATTTTACTGTATGCTGTTGGCGACTGGATTGGCTTGCCTTTATTCGTGTAGCTATCGATCTAGGTTGAGGGGACAATACGACTTGCATGAAGCTCCTTGTGTGGATTGCCTTGTCCACTTTTGTTGCGAGACTTGTGCCCTTTGTCAAGAATATAGAGAGCTGAAGAATCGAGGTTTCGATATGGGAATTG GTTGGGAAGCCAATGTCGATAGGCAGACGCGGGGTGTGACAACTGTACCTTCTGTGCCGACAGGCATGATGAGATGA
- the LOC124942269 gene encoding dof zinc finger protein DOF4.6-like has protein sequence MDTVQWPHPVQEIVVKPMEEIQNPSANLQRRGIRPPQKEQAVNCPRCNSTNTKFCYYNNYSLSQPRYFCKTCKRYWTEGGSLRNIPVGGASRKNKRSSSSSSSSVMKNKMHHDNLVVNPPKIIEQGRDLNLGFPSELIHVPGFDSSENGRNPLKNSSSSALELLTGINLNGGGGGNFMPMSISDSDPIYPSGFSLHHEFKPTLGFSLEGIGNYGNVHQDRILFPFEDLKQVSNNNSDHGVIGGGGGGSSSSHHGYWHGVLGGGGAGAGAGDGGGGGAPW, from the exons ATGGATACTGTCCAATGGCCACACCCAGTACAG GAGATAGTGGTGAAGCCAATGGAAGAAATTCAAAACCCATCTGCTAATTTACAGAGAAGAGGAATTAGGCCACCTCAGAAAGAACAAGCTGTGAATTGTCCAAGATGTAATTCAACAAACACAAAATTCTGTTATTATAACAATTACAGTCTTTCTCAACCAAGATACTTTTGTAAGACTTGTAAAAGGTATTGGACTGAAGGTGGATCTTTGAGAAATATTCCTGTTGGTGGAGCTTCAAGGAAGAACAagagatcatcatcatcatcatcatcatcagtgATGAAGAACAAGATGCATCATGATAATCTGGTTGTGAATCCGCCCAAGATTATTGAACAAGGGAGGGATCTTAATTTGGGTTTCCCATCAGAGTTGATTCATGTTCCTGGTTTTGATTCGAGTGAGAATGGAAGAAACCCATTGAAGAATTCTTCTAGTTCGGCTTTGGAATTGTTGACAGGGATTAATCTGAATGGTGGGGGTGGGGGTAATTTCATGCCCATGTCTATTTCTGATTCGGATCCGATTTACCCATCTGGGTTTTCTCTTCATCATGAGTTTAAACCAACTTTGGGTTTCTCTTTAGAGGGGATTGGGAATTATGGGAATGTTCATCAAGATAGGATTTTGTTTCCTTTTGAAGATTTGAAACAGGTTTCTAATAACAACTCTGATCATGGAGTaataggaggaggaggaggaggttcTTCTTCTAGTCATCATGGGTATTGGCATGGAGTCTTGGGTGGCGGTGGAgccggcgccggcgccggcgatggtggtggtggaggagcACCTTGGTAA
- the LOC124942899 gene encoding cell number regulator 1-like, giving the protein MYSSSMQDHHQHNKYASQGVPGNAPSYVFTGVQSSTNSASRHWSTGLCHCCDDPANCFITGFCPCITFGQVAEIVNKGSPSCGESGALYGLLMVTGLACLYSCAHRSRLRGQYDLEEAPCVDCLVHFCCETCALCQEYRELKNRGFDMGIGWEANVDRQTRGVASAPAVPTGMMR; this is encoded by the exons atgtattctagTTCAATGCAAGATCATCATCAACACAACAAGTATGCATCTCAAGGGGTTCCCGGAAATGCTCCGTCTTATGTTTTTACAGGAGTCCAGTCGTCGACTAACTCCGCTTCGAGACACTGGTCTACCGGTCTTTGCCATTGTTGCGATGATCCAGCAAACT GTTTTATAACCGGGTTTTGCCCTTGCATTACATTTGGACAGGTAGCTGAGATTGTTAACAAAGGCTCCCCAT CATGTGGAGAGAGTGGTGCATTGTATGGTTTGTTGATGGTGACTGGTTTGGCTTGTTTGTATTCGTGCGCCCATAGATCGAGATTGAGGGGTCAATACGATTTGGAAGAAGCCCCTTGTGTGGATTGCCTTGTACACTTTTGTTGCGAAACTTGTGCCCTTTGTCAAGAATACAGAGAGCTTAAGAATCGTGGCTTCGACATGGGCATAG GTTGGGAAGCCAACGTGGACCGGCAGACTAGGGGTGTGGCCAGCGCTCCGGCAGTGCCAACCGGCATGATGAGGTGA
- the LOC124942417 gene encoding calmodulin-like protein 30 gives MSTRFLDFQYSLSKKSFLKKPSKLFSSNDRQNSGLPIYQQSSSEIRRVFDKFDSNKDGKISPDEYKDILIALGRDHEARDVRKIFEVADLNGDGFIDFKEFTEAQKKDGGVKTADIQSAFRAFDKDGDGKISVEEVFELLKRIGERCSLRECRKMVRAVDKNGDGAIDFDEFVTMMTRTMKLH, from the coding sequence ATGTCAACTCGATTTCTAGATTTCCAATACAGCCTCTCAAAAAAGAGTTTTCTCAAAAAACCCTCAAAGTTATTCTCTTCTAATGACCGACAAAACTCAGGGTTGCCCATTTATCAGCAAAGTTCTTCCGAAATTAGGCGAGTTTTCGACAAATTTGACTCCAACAAGGATGGGAAGATCTCCCCGGATGAGTATAAGGATATCCTCATCGCACTTGGGAGGGATCATGAAGCCCGTGATGTACGTAAGATATTTGAAGTGGCTGACTTGAATGGTGATGGCTTCATTGACTTCAAAGAATTCACCGAAGCTCAAAAGAAGGATGGAGGTGTGAAGACTGCTGATATTCAGAGTGCGTTTCGTGCTTTTGATAAAGATGGTGACGGTAAGATTAGCGTGGAAGAGGTGTTTGAGTTGTTGAAGAGGATCGGGGAAAGGTGCAGCCTTCGTGAGTGTAGGAAAATGGTTAGGGCGGTTGACAAAAATGGGGATGGGGCGATTGACTTTGACGAGTTCGTGACCATGATGACTCGTACCATGAAGTTGCATTAG